A DNA window from Providencia huaxiensis contains the following coding sequences:
- a CDS encoding SmdA family multidrug ABC transporter permease/ATP-binding protein: MRLFSQLGWYFLSEWRRYLGAVCFLIIIAILQLVPPRIVGVVVDGISKGAMPTKQLITYVSVMLLIALVVYGLRYVWRLWLFGASYKLAVQLRQKFYRQLSLQNQEFYLKYRTGDLIARTTNDVDRVVFAAGEGVLTLVDSLVMGCAVLIMMSVEISWQLTLLALIPMPIMALVIKRYGDQLHQRFKHAQGAFSSLNNHAQESLTSIRMIKAFGLEDHQSNQFEQVATEAGRRNMHVAKVDARFDPTIFMAIGMANLLAIAGGSWMVLNDTLTLGELTSFVMYLGLMIWPMLALAWMFNIVERGSAAYSRILSLLNEPLVIQDGSHSLQPEKGNLNVNIINFSYPETTRIALHDIRFDLKPGQFLGICGPTGAGKSTLLTLLQRQFDVTEGEILYQGLPLSEVRLNEWRARLSIVNQSPFLFSDTVAGNIALGRPNATQEEIEQAARVACVHDDILRLPEGYSTQVGERGVMLSGGQKQRISIARAILQNAEILVLDDALSAVDGQTEFTILQNLSHWRQGRTMIISAHRLSALVEADNIIVLSQGAIISRGRHEALIAQSGWYKDMYQYQQIEAALDGEL, translated from the coding sequence GTGCGATTATTTTCACAACTAGGTTGGTATTTTTTGAGTGAGTGGCGGCGCTATCTCGGTGCTGTTTGCTTTCTCATTATTATTGCTATCTTACAATTAGTCCCTCCACGCATCGTTGGTGTGGTTGTTGATGGAATAAGTAAAGGGGCAATGCCAACAAAGCAGTTGATTACTTATGTTTCAGTCATGCTGTTGATTGCACTGGTTGTGTATGGTTTGCGGTATGTTTGGCGTTTATGGTTATTTGGTGCTTCTTATAAGTTAGCCGTTCAGCTACGACAAAAATTTTATCGGCAATTAAGTCTGCAAAATCAAGAGTTTTACCTTAAGTACCGAACAGGGGATTTAATTGCACGCACGACGAATGATGTTGACCGAGTTGTGTTTGCAGCTGGTGAAGGTGTTTTAACATTAGTTGACTCATTGGTGATGGGGTGTGCGGTGCTCATCATGATGAGTGTTGAAATTAGTTGGCAACTGACTTTACTAGCACTTATTCCAATGCCAATTATGGCACTAGTCATTAAGCGTTATGGTGACCAGCTTCATCAGCGTTTTAAGCATGCTCAAGGGGCATTTTCGTCTTTAAATAATCATGCGCAAGAAAGTTTAACAAGTATCCGTATGATTAAAGCTTTTGGCCTTGAAGATCATCAATCGAATCAATTTGAACAGGTAGCCACTGAGGCTGGACGTCGCAATATGCATGTTGCTAAAGTTGATGCGCGTTTTGATCCCACCATTTTTATGGCGATTGGTATGGCCAATTTACTCGCTATTGCAGGTGGCAGCTGGATGGTGTTAAACGACACATTGACGTTAGGTGAATTAACGAGCTTTGTGATGTATTTAGGATTAATGATTTGGCCAATGCTAGCGCTCGCATGGATGTTTAATATCGTTGAACGAGGTAGTGCAGCTTATAGTCGTATTCTAAGTTTACTCAATGAACCGTTAGTTATTCAGGATGGCTCGCATTCATTACAGCCTGAAAAGGGAAACTTGAATGTGAATATCATCAATTTTAGTTATCCAGAAACCACACGAATAGCATTACATGATATTCGGTTTGACCTAAAACCTGGGCAATTTTTGGGGATCTGTGGGCCAACAGGGGCTGGGAAATCAACATTGTTGACGTTATTGCAGCGCCAATTTGATGTTACGGAAGGGGAAATCCTCTATCAAGGTTTACCACTATCTGAGGTCCGTTTAAATGAATGGCGTGCTCGGTTATCTATCGTAAATCAATCTCCATTTTTATTTTCAGATACAGTTGCAGGCAATATCGCACTTGGGCGACCTAATGCCACTCAGGAAGAAATTGAGCAGGCAGCGCGTGTCGCTTGTGTACATGATGATATTTTACGTTTACCGGAAGGCTATTCTACTCAGGTTGGTGAACGTGGAGTTATGTTGTCTGGTGGGCAGAAACAACGAATTTCTATTGCAAGGGCAATCTTACAAAATGCAGAAATTTTGGTGTTAGATGATGCACTTTCTGCCGTTGACGGGCAGACCGAGTTTACGATTTTACAAAACTTAAGTCATTGGCGGCAGGGTAGAACCATGATAATCAGCGCTCATCGTCTATCTGCATTGGTAGAAGCAGACAATATTATTGTGCTATCTCAAGGTGCGATTATTAGCCGAGGTAGGCATGAAGCGCTTATTGCACAGTCGGGTTGGTATAAAGATATGTATCAGTACCAACAGATTGAAGCGGCGTTGGATGGTGAGCTATGA
- a CDS encoding Lrp/AsnC family transcriptional regulator, giving the protein MLDKIDKKLLCLLQNDSSLSLNTLAEAVNLTSTPCWKRLKRLEDEGYIRGRVTLLDGEKLGLGLTVIVTIKTQHHNSEWYEQFVSFVSQLPEVLMFYRMAGEYDYLMQVEVHDMKSYDLFYKKLVNGVHGLIDVTSSFAMEKIKYTTVLPIPD; this is encoded by the coding sequence ATGCTAGATAAAATAGACAAAAAGCTGCTTTGTTTATTGCAAAATGACAGTAGCCTATCCCTAAACACCCTTGCTGAAGCTGTTAATTTAACATCTACGCCGTGCTGGAAAAGATTAAAAAGGCTTGAAGATGAGGGCTATATTCGAGGGCGAGTGACTTTACTCGACGGTGAGAAGCTAGGTTTAGGTTTAACGGTAATTGTGACAATTAAAACACAGCATCATAATAGTGAGTGGTATGAGCAATTTGTTTCTTTTGTCAGTCAACTTCCTGAAGTTCTGATGTTTTATCGTATGGCTGGGGAGTATGATTACCTTATGCAAGTAGAAGTGCATGACATGAAATCATATGACTTATTTTATAAAAAACTCGTCAATGGTGTTCATGGTTTAATCGATGTGACTTCAAGTTTTGCAATGGAAAAAATCAAGTATACGACAGTATTGCCTATTCCTGATTAA
- the queC gene encoding 7-cyano-7-deazaguanine synthase QueC, with protein sequence MKRAVVVFSGGQDSTTCLIQALQNYDEVHCVTFDYGQRHRFEIEVAQKLSVSLGATAHKVLDVTLLNELAISSLTRDNIPVPDFTESESSGLPSTFVPGRNILFLTLAAIYAYQVQAEAVITGVCETDFSGYPDCRDEFVKALNHAVDLGLAKNIRFETPLMWLNKAQTWALADSYGHLETIRQQTLTCYNGIQGDGCGECAACHLRSRGLAEYLNDKETIMLSLK encoded by the coding sequence ATGAAACGCGCAGTTGTGGTTTTCAGCGGAGGCCAAGACTCAACAACCTGTCTTATTCAAGCTTTGCAAAACTATGATGAAGTTCATTGTGTGACTTTCGATTATGGCCAGCGCCACCGTTTTGAAATCGAAGTCGCACAAAAGTTAAGCGTATCTCTAGGTGCTACAGCGCATAAAGTCTTAGATGTTACATTACTCAATGAATTAGCAATCAGCAGCTTAACTCGAGATAACATCCCAGTCCCTGATTTCACAGAAAGCGAGTCGAGCGGCCTGCCTAGCACTTTCGTACCTGGACGTAATATTTTATTTCTCACTCTCGCAGCAATATACGCCTATCAAGTCCAAGCAGAAGCGGTGATAACCGGTGTATGTGAAACCGATTTTTCAGGCTATCCCGATTGCCGTGATGAGTTTGTCAAAGCACTCAACCATGCTGTAGACCTCGGCCTTGCCAAAAATATTCGCTTTGAAACACCGTTAATGTGGCTGAATAAAGCCCAAACATGGGCTCTTGCCGACAGTTATGGTCACCTTGAGACCATTAGGCAGCAAACACTGACTTGTTATAATGGCATCCAGGGTGACGGTTGTGGTGAATGTGCAGCCTGTCATTTAAGAAGCAGGGGCTTAGCTGAATATCTAAATGATAAAGAAACCATCATGCTATCATTAAAATAA
- the glnK gene encoding P-II family nitrogen regulator, translated as MKYIIAIIKPFKLDEVREALSDIGVQGLTITEVRGFGRQKGHAELYRGAEYTVDFLPKVRMEIAVSDELVEQVIETIEKKAYTGQVGDGKIFILSLEQAVRIRTGEKQDEAL; from the coding sequence ATGAAATATATCATCGCAATCATTAAGCCATTTAAATTAGATGAAGTCCGAGAAGCACTATCAGATATTGGTGTTCAAGGGCTTACTATTACTGAAGTTCGAGGGTTTGGACGACAGAAAGGACATGCCGAATTATATAGAGGAGCTGAATATACTGTCGATTTTTTACCTAAAGTACGTATGGAAATAGCGGTTTCTGATGAGTTAGTAGAACAGGTAATTGAAACAATCGAAAAAAAAGCTTATACGGGCCAAGTCGGGGATGGAAAAATATTTATTTTGTCATTAGAGCAAGCTGTACGTATTCGTACAGGTGAAAAACAAGACGAAGCACTGTAG
- a CDS encoding SmdB family multidrug efflux ABC transporter permease/ATP-binding protein has protein sequence MSQKKPLWPALKRLLSYGKAHRGTMGIAIAMLWLAAIAEVSGPLLISYFIDNMIAKKQIIMPLALYMAVGFILLQVIAALLHYYQIILFNKASVGVVQTLRTDVMNAALRQPLSAFDKQPVGQLISRVTNDTEVIKDLFVMVVPTVFRSLALICAMLVAMFSLEWRMASIAVMIFPAVFVVMLVYQRLSTPIVRRVRSYLADINNGFNEVISGMTVIQQFIQQARFGEKMQSISQDHYFARMKALKLDGLLLRPLLSLLSASVLCGLLLLFGFEGTTTIGVGVLYAFINYLGRLNEPLIELTSQQSMLQQAVVSGERVFELMDSPQQDYGESIEPLQGGSISINHLSFAYRDNKMVLKDINLHVPDNNFVALVGHTGSGKSTIANLIMGYYPWQEGDILLDGRDLSSLSHQVLRHGIAMVQQDPVVLAASFFDNVALGREISQDKVWEVIETVQLAELVRGLPDGLDTVLGEQGNTLSVGQRQLLAMARVLVVTPKILILDEATANIDSGTEQAIQKALRMIRQHTTLVVIAHRLSTIVDADQVVVLHRGAIVEQGKHLQLLQQKGRYYQMYQLQQVGESLNARCDAEIESITS, from the coding sequence ATGAGCCAAAAGAAACCACTATGGCCAGCACTTAAGCGTTTACTTTCTTACGGAAAAGCACACCGAGGCACCATGGGGATTGCTATTGCAATGCTATGGTTAGCCGCTATTGCGGAGGTCAGCGGGCCTCTGCTGATCAGTTATTTTATTGATAACATGATTGCGAAAAAGCAAATCATCATGCCACTGGCTTTATATATGGCCGTTGGTTTTATATTGCTTCAAGTTATTGCTGCATTATTACATTACTATCAAATTATTTTATTTAATAAAGCTTCTGTGGGAGTCGTGCAAACATTACGAACAGATGTGATGAATGCCGCCCTTAGGCAGCCTTTGAGTGCCTTTGATAAACAACCTGTTGGCCAATTGATTTCACGAGTTACAAATGATACTGAAGTGATTAAAGATCTATTTGTGATGGTTGTGCCGACGGTGTTTCGGAGTTTAGCCCTGATTTGTGCCATGTTAGTTGCTATGTTTTCATTGGAATGGCGTATGGCATCAATTGCAGTGATGATTTTTCCTGCTGTATTTGTGGTGATGCTTGTTTATCAGCGCTTAAGTACACCGATTGTACGTCGTGTCAGATCTTATCTTGCGGATATTAACAACGGTTTTAACGAAGTCATTAGTGGAATGACGGTTATTCAGCAATTTATCCAACAGGCTAGGTTTGGCGAAAAAATGCAAAGTATTAGTCAAGACCATTATTTTGCAAGAATGAAAGCATTAAAACTTGATGGCTTACTATTAAGGCCATTACTAAGTTTACTTTCAGCTTCAGTATTGTGTGGCTTGCTATTGCTATTTGGGTTTGAAGGAACGACTACCATTGGTGTTGGTGTCTTATATGCATTTATTAACTATTTAGGTCGTTTGAATGAACCGCTTATCGAATTAACTTCTCAGCAATCGATGCTTCAGCAAGCGGTTGTTTCAGGTGAGCGTGTTTTTGAACTCATGGATAGCCCGCAACAAGACTATGGGGAAAGTATTGAGCCATTACAAGGTGGCTCAATCTCAATTAACCATTTATCTTTTGCTTACCGAGATAACAAAATGGTACTTAAAGATATTAATTTACACGTACCTGATAATAATTTTGTTGCATTGGTCGGTCATACTGGGAGCGGTAAAAGTACCATTGCAAATTTAATTATGGGGTATTACCCATGGCAGGAAGGGGATATTTTATTAGATGGACGTGACTTGAGTTCACTATCTCACCAAGTTTTACGTCATGGTATTGCGATGGTGCAACAAGACCCTGTTGTCCTTGCGGCTTCTTTTTTTGATAACGTCGCACTAGGGCGTGAGATTAGCCAAGATAAAGTTTGGGAAGTTATTGAAACTGTTCAGCTTGCTGAGTTAGTTCGTGGGTTACCTGATGGGCTAGATACCGTACTTGGTGAACAAGGAAACACCTTGTCTGTTGGGCAAAGACAATTACTAGCGATGGCTCGAGTACTTGTGGTCACACCTAAAATTTTAATTTTGGATGAAGCAACGGCGAATATTGACTCAGGGACTGAGCAAGCGATACAAAAAGCATTACGAATGATCCGTCAACATACTACGCTCGTCGTGATAGCTCATCGTTTATCGACAATCGTCGATGCTGATCAAGTCGTTGTGTTACATCGTGGTGCAATTGTTGAGCAAGGTAAACATTTGCAGCTTTTACAGCAAAAAGGACGTTATTATCAAATGTACCAGTTGCAACAAGTTGGGGAATCATTGAATGCCCGTTGTGATGCTGAAATTGAGAGTATAACTAGTTAA
- a CDS encoding acyl-CoA thioesterase, with product MTTHIKVHGYHIDVFQHVNNARYLEFYEADRWEWMNKRNFINWAIKNNLTMAAVNINVNYIQGVLLGDELTVVTRMDKIGSKSAVCYQQIIRNKAGVQEVVSDAYVTFVFIDNIENKAIVIDEQLREKLESFKVGSEDFIQN from the coding sequence ATGACAACACATATTAAAGTTCATGGTTATCATATAGATGTTTTTCAACATGTTAATAATGCACGATATTTAGAATTTTACGAAGCGGACCGATGGGAATGGATGAATAAACGTAATTTCATTAACTGGGCTATAAAAAATAATTTAACAATGGCTGCAGTGAACATTAATGTAAATTATATCCAAGGCGTATTACTTGGTGATGAGCTGACGGTAGTGACTCGTATGGATAAAATAGGAAGTAAAAGCGCAGTATGTTATCAACAAATTATTCGTAATAAAGCAGGCGTTCAAGAGGTTGTTTCAGATGCCTATGTGACGTTTGTTTTTATCGATAATATAGAGAATAAAGCGATTGTTATCGATGAACAGCTGCGTGAGAAGTTAGAGTCATTCAAGGTGGGTTCTGAAGATTTCATTCAAAATTAG